The following are from one region of the Rosistilla carotiformis genome:
- a CDS encoding histidine phosphatase family protein, which produces MLSILLVRPGATDFDDQRRIKGSLDMPLSECGREQVRRTAQDVSTFHLRAVYSAPCESALTTSAELVAGRDIRVKAIPNFRNVDHGLWHGKLVDDVRRQHPRLYRQGEEYPNLICPPEGETVEQAKQRVFKALRKVIKKHRDGAIALVIPDPLASIVHCILSGEGPKSLWLSEVDTGNWELIELESSDLREPAMV; this is translated from the coding sequence ATGTTAAGCATTCTTTTGGTTCGTCCTGGTGCTACCGATTTCGACGATCAACGTCGAATCAAAGGTTCGTTGGATATGCCATTAAGCGAGTGCGGACGCGAACAGGTTCGGCGCACTGCGCAGGACGTGTCCACGTTCCATCTGCGTGCGGTCTATTCGGCCCCTTGCGAATCGGCACTGACCACGTCAGCGGAATTGGTTGCCGGGCGCGATATCCGCGTCAAGGCGATTCCGAATTTCCGCAACGTGGACCATGGCCTGTGGCACGGAAAATTGGTCGACGACGTCCGTCGCCAACACCCGCGACTGTATCGCCAGGGCGAGGAATATCCCAACCTGATTTGCCCTCCTGAGGGAGAGACGGTTGAACAAGCCAAACAACGCGTCTTCAAAGCGCTCCGGAAAGTCATCAAGAAACATCGCGATGGCGCGATCGCGTTGGTGATTCCCGATCCATTGGCAAGCATCGTCCACTGCATCCTCAGCGGCGAAGGCCCCAAGAGCTTGTGGTTGTCGGAAGTCGATACCGGCAACTGGGAATTGATCGAACTGGAAAGTTCGGACCTTCGCGAACCCGCGATGGTCTAG
- the rpe gene encoding ribulose-phosphate 3-epimerase — MTNPRVKQLFEASPVILPSLLQCDFGNLEREVRQLEEDGCQGLHLDVMDGVFVPNISYGMPVVDAIRKLTDLPLDVHLMIQDPGKYAQAFSDAGADLLTFHVEAVDEIAPVLDNVRSLNMGTGLVLNPGTAIEAVTPFLNEIDVVLVMSVDAGFGGQAFNPVALDKLKALRAIKPDLILEIDGGVNLETIGSCREAGADLFVVGSAIFRSSDYAAALDRLRLEVQRHDPHSS, encoded by the coding sequence ATGACCAACCCACGTGTAAAGCAGCTTTTCGAAGCCTCTCCGGTAATCTTGCCGTCGCTGCTGCAATGCGATTTTGGCAATCTGGAACGAGAGGTCCGACAACTGGAAGAAGACGGTTGCCAAGGGCTGCATCTGGACGTCATGGATGGCGTCTTTGTTCCCAATATCTCGTACGGTATGCCGGTCGTCGACGCCATTCGCAAACTAACCGACCTTCCCTTGGACGTCCATTTGATGATCCAAGATCCCGGCAAATATGCACAAGCGTTCAGTGACGCCGGCGCCGACCTACTGACATTCCACGTCGAAGCGGTTGACGAAATCGCGCCGGTGTTAGACAACGTTCGTTCCTTGAACATGGGGACTGGTCTGGTTTTGAACCCGGGAACTGCGATAGAAGCAGTGACTCCTTTTCTTAACGAGATCGATGTAGTCCTGGTGATGAGCGTGGACGCCGGTTTTGGCGGACAAGCTTTTAACCCCGTTGCACTCGACAAACTGAAGGCGTTGCGAGCCATCAAGCCGGACCTGATCTTAGAGATCGACGGTGGCGTGAATCTCGAAACGATCGGAAGTTGTCGCGAGGCCGGCGCGGATTTGTTTGTAGTTGGTTCGGCGATTTTTCGCAGTTCGGATTACGCGGCCGCGTTGGACCGCTTGCGTTTAGAAGTGCAACGTCATGATCCTCACTCGAGTTAG
- a CDS encoding uracil-DNA glycosylase, with product MTHASADNPNAPTADEIRVGVGQLLQHLQRVGVAYLPVSDADAVAQWAAAFAPPVATEPVASTAATSGSLAEEASAAAVAPSAVVPQEPVRPPSDAAPPPSAPAPPPVAPIRPPEIRQPAAKPAPSSDQGPTVYTTVPQPIADRQASLEHWRQQVAQCTRCHELACTRKQTVFGAGNGQARVVFFGEAPGADEDREGVPFVGRAGQLLTKIIEATKLSRDEVYIMNTLKCRPPGNRNPLPDELANCRPFFETQLEIIQPEYIVCLGLFAAQSLLQSAPSIGRMRGRFHNYHGSKVVVTYHPSYLLRNAKMKGAVWQDMQMMMRDMGTLAP from the coding sequence ATGACCCATGCCTCGGCCGACAACCCGAACGCTCCAACGGCTGACGAAATCCGCGTCGGTGTCGGCCAATTGCTGCAGCATTTGCAGCGTGTGGGGGTCGCGTACCTGCCTGTGTCCGATGCCGATGCTGTCGCCCAGTGGGCGGCTGCCTTCGCTCCGCCTGTCGCGACGGAACCCGTGGCGTCGACCGCTGCGACGTCGGGAAGCTTGGCGGAAGAAGCTTCTGCCGCCGCGGTTGCCCCCTCGGCGGTTGTGCCTCAGGAACCCGTCAGGCCGCCATCCGATGCCGCACCGCCGCCATCCGCTCCCGCACCGCCGCCGGTTGCTCCGATACGACCTCCCGAAATTCGCCAGCCCGCCGCGAAACCTGCGCCGTCGTCCGATCAGGGGCCCACGGTCTATACGACGGTTCCGCAGCCGATCGCCGATCGACAAGCTTCGTTGGAGCATTGGCGTCAGCAGGTGGCGCAGTGCACGCGTTGCCACGAACTGGCCTGCACCCGGAAGCAGACGGTGTTTGGGGCCGGAAACGGACAAGCCCGCGTCGTTTTCTTCGGGGAAGCGCCCGGAGCTGACGAGGATCGCGAAGGGGTTCCGTTTGTCGGCCGCGCCGGGCAATTGCTGACCAAGATTATCGAAGCGACGAAATTATCGCGCGACGAAGTCTATATCATGAACACGCTGAAATGCCGGCCCCCGGGAAACCGTAACCCGCTGCCGGATGAGCTAGCAAATTGCCGTCCCTTCTTCGAGACACAGCTGGAAATTATTCAGCCCGAATACATCGTTTGCTTGGGATTGTTCGCAGCACAATCGCTGCTTCAATCGGCGCCGTCGATCGGTAGGATGCGAGGCCGTTTTCACAACTATCACGGCAGCAAAGTCGTCGTCACGTACCACCCCTCGTATTTGCTGCGAAATGCAAAGATGAAGGGGGCGGTCTGGCAAGACATGCAGATGATGATGCGCGACATGGGCACGCTAGCTCCCTGA
- a CDS encoding dihydroorotate dehydrogenase: MDPTALTDLSVQIGRLTLPNPIMVASGTFGYAREMANLVDCSRLGGILPKTITAEPRVGNAPWRTVETSAGLLNSIGLDNDGIDAFLSHHLPYLASIGTAIVVSIAGRTEDEFVELARRIGETGLASAVELNVSCPNVSGGVDFGTDPQACHRLVAATRKGCDLPILAKLTPNVTRIADVASAAADAGADGVCLINTVLGMAVDWRRRRPMLGNVMGGLSGPAIKPVALRCVQQVRSASSVPIVGIGGIATIDDVMEFLVTGATAVQIGTANYYDPQVSTRLIDQLPAALQELQATSVREVVGTLDSTRRVDT, translated from the coding sequence ATGGACCCCACTGCATTGACTGATCTTTCTGTTCAGATAGGCCGCCTGACCCTTCCCAACCCGATCATGGTCGCTTCGGGAACGTTTGGATATGCGCGTGAGATGGCGAACCTGGTCGACTGTTCTCGCCTGGGAGGCATCTTGCCCAAGACGATCACTGCCGAGCCGCGGGTTGGCAACGCCCCATGGCGGACGGTGGAAACGTCGGCGGGGCTGCTGAATTCGATCGGCCTGGATAACGATGGAATCGACGCGTTTCTATCGCATCATCTTCCCTATTTGGCGTCGATCGGCACGGCGATTGTCGTCAGTATCGCAGGACGCACCGAGGACGAATTCGTTGAATTGGCGCGTCGGATCGGCGAGACCGGGTTGGCGTCGGCGGTGGAATTGAACGTTTCATGCCCCAATGTTTCCGGTGGCGTCGATTTTGGTACCGATCCGCAGGCCTGCCATCGCTTGGTCGCGGCAACGCGTAAGGGCTGCGATCTGCCGATCTTGGCCAAACTAACCCCCAATGTTACCCGGATCGCCGACGTGGCTTCCGCGGCAGCGGACGCCGGAGCCGATGGCGTCTGTTTAATCAACACCGTCCTGGGGATGGCGGTCGATTGGCGTCGCCGCAGACCGATGTTGGGGAACGTGATGGGGGGGCTCAGCGGACCCGCGATCAAGCCTGTTGCATTGCGCTGTGTTCAGCAGGTCCGATCGGCATCCAGCGTGCCGATCGTTGGCATCGGCGGGATCGCCACGATCGACGATGTGATGGAATTCTTGGTAACCGGAGCGACGGCCGTCCAGATCGGCACCGCGAATTATTATGATCCGCAAGTCTCGACGCGGTTGATCGATCAATTGCCCGCGGCGTTGCAGGAACTGCAGGCGACATCGGTTCGCGAGGTCGTGGGAACGCTCGACAGCACGCGACGAGTCGACACATGA